The genomic window GAGAGCGCCGGGTCCGCGCTGATCATGCGGGTGGCGGCAAGGCCGTCCGTACCGGGCATCCGGATGTCCATCAGGACGACGTCGGCCCGCTCCGAGCGGGCGAGGGCGACGGCCTGCGCACCGTCGGCCGCCTCCCCGACGACCTCCATGTCGGGCTCGGAGTCCACGAGCACCTTGAAGGCACTGCGGAGCAGCGCCTGGTCGTCGGCGAGCAGCACCCTGATCGTCATGCGTCCTCGTCCTCGTCGGGGCGGGTCTTGAGCGGCAGTATCGCCTGCACCCGGAAGCCCCCGCCGTACCGGGGCCCGGCGCTGAGGGTGCCGCCGAGCGCCGAGACGCGTTCGCGCATGCCGAGCAGGCCGTGGCCGCCGCTGTCCGTGTCGGGCACGGCCGCGGGCACCCCGTTGTCCAGGACCGTGACCTCCATGGTGCGCCCCACCCGTACGACGCTCACCTCTGCCTTGGCGTCCGGCCCCGCGTGCTTCTGCACATTGGTCAGCGACTCCTGGATGATCCGGTACGCGGCGAGGTCGACGGCGGCGGGCCGCTCGGAGTCCCGGTCGGTGCGGGCCAGCTCGACCGGCAGGCCGGCGTGGCGGAAGGTGTCGAGCAGCTCGTCGAGCCCGGCGAGGCCGGGGGCCGGCTCGGTCGGGGCCTCCGGGTCGCCGGACTGGCGGAGCAGACCGACGGTCGCACGCAGCTCGTTCAGCGCCGACCGGCTCGCCGCGCGGACGTGCGAGAGCGCCTCCTTGGCCTGGTCGGGGCGCTTGTCCATGACGTGCGCCGCGACCCCCGCCTGGACGTTGACCAGGGCGATGTGGTGCGCCACCACGTCATGGAGGTCGCGGGCGATCCGCAGCCGCTCCTCGGCGACGCGGCGCCGGGCCTCCTCGTCCCGGGTGCGCTCGGCGCGCTCGGCACGCTCCCGTATGGCGTCGATGAAGGCGCGCCGGCTGCGCACGGCGTCGCCCGCCGCGGCCGCCATGCCGGTCCACGCGAAGATGCCCAGGTTCTCCTGGCTGTACCAGGGGGCCGAGCCGAAGAGCATCGCCGTGCCGGTGAGCACGGTCATGGTGAGCAGGCCGACCCGCCAGGTGGTCGGCCGGTCGGTGCGCGAGGCGACCGTGTACAGGGCGATCACCGCGGACATCGCGACCGGCGCGGGCGGGTCGCCCGTCACGTACCCCACGACGGACAGCGCGCCGGTGGCGGCGAGGACGGGCACGGGGCGGCGCCGCCGGAAGACCAGGACCCCGGCGGCGAGCAGCATGAGCAGGACGCTGCCCGCGTCCGGCGTCCGCGTGAAGAAGGCGGGCCGTCCGTGGGGGCCGTTCGGGTCGGCGAAGGAGGCGGTGACCATGCACACGAGCACGGCGAACGCGAGCGCGGCGTCGAGCGCGAGCGGGTGCTCACGCAGCCAGCGCCACGGGTGCGTGAACCGGTCGAGGCCGGCCGGAGGAGCGGTCACGACAAGCAACGGTACGGGGTCCCGGCCACACCAGGGGTCCGCCTGTGGACAGCCGGGAGCCGCACCCCGGAACCTGTAGGGCCTCCGGCCGGTGCCCTCGAATCGCTGGAGGGGCCGGGATGCCCCGGCCCCTCCAGCGGTCGACGTGTGCTCAGCCCGGGATGAGGCCGTCGTCGCTGAGCATGTCGCGGACCTCGTCCAGCGTCGCCTCCGGCGACGGAAGGATCAGCTCCGAGGGCTCCAGCGAGTCGTCCGGCATCATCGCCCCGCAGTGCCGCACGGCATCGAGCAGGGCGCACAGCGTGCGGCGGAAGCCGTCCTTGTCA from Streptomyces sp. FIT100 includes these protein-coding regions:
- a CDS encoding PspA-associated protein PspAA — encoded protein: MIVRIMGEGQWRVDDSHFVELNRLDDELLAEMESGDKDGFRRTLCALLDAVRHCGAMMPDDSLEPSELILPSPEATLDEVRDMLSDDGLIPG
- a CDS encoding sensor histidine kinase → MLVVTAPPAGLDRFTHPWRWLREHPLALDAALAFAVLVCMVTASFADPNGPHGRPAFFTRTPDAGSVLLMLLAAGVLVFRRRRPVPVLAATGALSVVGYVTGDPPAPVAMSAVIALYTVASRTDRPTTWRVGLLTMTVLTGTAMLFGSAPWYSQENLGIFAWTGMAAAAGDAVRSRRAFIDAIRERAERAERTRDEEARRRVAEERLRIARDLHDVVAHHIALVNVQAGVAAHVMDKRPDQAKEALSHVRAASRSALNELRATVGLLRQSGDPEAPTEPAPGLAGLDELLDTFRHAGLPVELARTDRDSERPAAVDLAAYRIIQESLTNVQKHAGPDAKAEVSVVRVGRTMEVTVLDNGVPAAVPDTDSGGHGLLGMRERVSALGGTLSAGPRYGGGFRVQAILPLKTRPDEDEDA